One genomic segment of Rhipicephalus microplus isolate Deutch F79 unplaced genomic scaffold, USDA_Rmic scaffold_41, whole genome shotgun sequence includes these proteins:
- the LOC142787004 gene encoding decapping and exoribonuclease protein-like codes for MCTPYDKTTAWQMVASRHRGVIYLRVHPTKKDVHEYLQGRKDNCSVDRMTYWGIKFHRIISTTEPWVASEEGDVVREGDSYNTVLRGQIGMHTFVISGEVKAVDPSVQCELGSTASYVDFKTNRVFSDGSHHLNFHK; via the exons ATGTGCACACCGTACGACAAGACAACGGCCTGGCAGATGGTGGCTTCCCGACACCGAGGCGTCATCTATCTACGTGTCCATCCGACAAAGAAGGATGTGCACGAATACCTCCAAGGGAGGAAGGACAACTGCTCTGTGGATCGCATGACATACTGGGGCATCAAGTTTCACCGCATCATTAGCACAA CTGAGCCATGGGTGGCATCCGAGGAAGGCGATGTGGTGAGAGAAGGTGACTCGTACAACACCGTCTTGCGCGGCCAGATTGGAATGCACACATTTGTGATATCCGGAGAAGTAAAAGCTGTGGACCCTTCTGTTCAGTGCGAGCTAGGTTCTACAGCAAGCTACGTGGATTTCAAGACGAACCGTGTCTTCTCCGATGGATCACACCACTTGAATTTTCACAAGTAA